The region GAGCTGCTTCCTTAGCGAGGTCGTATGCCGTTATTTGGAAAAACATCAAAAAGAAATAAATGGTGAGCTACTTTTGGAACTCACTGATTCGCTCGTCATGCCATATATTGCACCCGAGGCAGCTATCGGTTTCACATCATTGATCAAAGAGCTAAAAACTGAAAATGCTGAAAAGCATTTTCATGCGTTAAGCAATCTTAGTCGCCGATGCGCGCAATCTGTTGTTAAAGAATACGGCTGGACCGACTTCTCGGTAAGCGCAGCTGTTGACGAGTACTTGGGTCACTCTAAAGACTTCAAATTTGATGATCACGAGGGATGGCGCGTTGATAGTCTTCTATTCGCGACCAGTTTTGCAGCCGCATTGGAGCAGGCGCAAGATGACTACGAAGAAGTATTGGTGGAGCAGGAGCGACTTTCATGCATGGTTGGCGCTCTTCACCAGACAGTGAGCATGATGGAGGTTTTAAATTCGAAGAAGGACGAACATATGACGAAACAGCAACGGGCTATTGATGAAGCGAAGAAGCAGATCTTGGGTCTCAAGGACCAAATCAGTATGATCAGTCAGCAACAACTACAGCGAACTTCGATTTACCCTGCCCTTTACGAGCAAACGGATACCGAAATTCAAATGGGTTCGTCATTGGACTTTCGTCACGAGAAGGAGCATCGGGATGCACCGCCGCCGTTGCTTTCGTATAGCGAGGAAACATGGTCTCCGGTTAAGGATTTGGTATCGCCGTGTCAAGTTGGATTGGACGTTCAACAAAATAAGAGCAGGAGAAAGCAAGAGTTGAGAACGAAGGCTGAAATGAGATCGCGAAGTATGCTTGTATAGCTTCTACGGATCGACCAGACAAAAATATTAGACGCGGAAAGAATTTTAGGCGGTGCCATACAGCAGCTATAAACGCAAACTTGATTTCCAGAGTAAAAGGCGGACTACTACATTTCTAAGCGATTGACGACGAGCTTACTGAAGTCTTCGTCCGAGGTGGTTTCTACTTGTAAAGGCTTGACATGTAGAGCATGGGAAAGGAGGATAGCCAACAAATGCTTACATGGTCGAGCTTCAACGGATGCTCGACTCCGTTCGAAGAAGGATCGACAAGAACAAAAATAAAAAGGAAACGCCATCTCTTTTTCTGGCAAAATACAAAAGTAGTTCTGCGATTCGTTCTTTCCTGTACTCTTGCCGCGGCAGAAATAAATCAGTCGTCGGGATGAAGTGGATAAAATTCTGGTAATGAGAGATTCGCGCGAATCCAGAATTGCAAGTGCTCCGTCCAAAGTACTTCCAAAGAGAAAATCCGCCACTCGCAATATTGCGTCTTGTCTGGTTTGCAATTCTTTGGGAGTTGACATTGGTGAATCCCCGTCGCCCGGCTTTAGATTGTTCAGAAAATGATCCAGTAGATTGATAGATCTGGTAGCGCACAATGGAGGCTTGGCGGTCTGCTTTCTGGAATTAGGTATAGTGCTGCCGTTTGGAGCTCCCGGAGTAGTCGACTGATCCATTTGGCAAGATATTACTTGGACGTATCCTCTCTCTTACATAAGCACAGAGCTCTTTCGACAGAATTGGACTTGTCAATATCACGAAAGCGAGGTGAACGCCGACTACCATCATTTGGCTCTTCCTGCAGCAGGAAACTCGATTTACGTTGCTGAGAATCGAACTGTAATCGTGAATACCATACGCTATTTAATTCCTGTTAACTGTAATTGACAAATGTAGGTGAGGGTGCTACCGCTCTTACACTTAACAGCAATGCAATGTCATTTTACATTTATGTAAACATCACTCCTCCAACTGAGCTGCTCGGCGCAATTTCTTTCTAGTCACAGTCTAGAGGTATATCTGATTGCACACCTGccatgactgtgagttgtggcacccaaggcaagttggccaaaaACAAGTatgtgtgtttggtcacagATTGCAACACTGATTGTTTGGATCGGTGATTGTACAGATGAATGTCAAAATACCATCGTGCGTTTTGACCGCTACCATGCTCAGAACCATGGTACTATGACAAACTTGCCCATGGTAGCAAGTTCAATGCCATGCCatgggattgatgaaaatggtccaTGATGGTTATTTATACCGTGTAACTGGATGAAACAGAATAGTTGTTTTCAGCTTATAACAGTAAATCATAACGTagtgtgaaaaccatatttgttggTTTGTATCTCAAgagccagacaagtcttcATCACCTggtgctgtcttcagaagccgGTTGATTGAGTAGTGACTTTAGAGGCACAAAACTATATTAATTCTTTATTAATTTTTGCGCAACTTGATTAGGCAACAAAGCTACTGTGCCTGAAGCTAATCATTTAGAATCACAGCCCATTAGACTTGGGGTATTGCTTGCATCAAGGAATTTGCTCTAGACTAATACTAATAAGCTTATCGCTTGTGAAAAGGATCGCAATGGTAGACCATCAAGCTGTTCAGAAAAGAATCATATAGTCAGACGATGAAGGCTGCTGCTATCTTATTTCAGAAAAAAAATCAATAAAAAGAAAGACAGCTGTACTGTTGCCCCCAGCGACCTTTGTGTTACCAATGTATTGGAAAGCAGCATTGTTTACAATATTCAATCTACACATGCGTCATATACAATGAAGCAAAAGCCACTGGTgctatttttctttttcaatccGAAAAAGGAATACCAGCGGCAGCCAGTCTCTCTTCATAGCTTTTCTGCTGCCCgctggacgacgactcttCCACCTTGACACTGTTCACCACCTCCGgttgttcttcttccagcgACACTACAGAGCTTACTTCGGGGATGTAGTGCATCAACATGTTTTCGACACCTTGCTTGAGTGTTACCGAAGAACTGGGGCAACCGACACAAGAGCCGGCCAGTTCAACTGTAACAATtcccgtttcttcttcaaacGAAACGTACCGAATGTCCCCACCATCCTCTTGGACAGCGGGTCGAATACGTGACTCAATCAGCTCCTTAATCATGGCCACGatttcatcgtcgtcttccataATCGTGGTATCCGTAATTTCGGGCATTTCCAGCAAGGCGGGCTTCTCCGAATCGGCCCAGTTCATAAGTACGTCAAAAAGCTGCGGTCGCAGTATTTTCCATTTGTGTTCGGCGTATTTTGTAACCGTCACAAAGTCGCCACCCAGGTACACTGCTTTGACGCCTTCCACGTCGAACAGCGACTTGGCGAGTGGGCTCCGCAGAATCTCTTTGGCGGGGTCGTTCTTCGTTACGTAAAAACCGTTGCCATCCGGATTGTCCGTTAAAACCGCAACGCCGGTAGGCACAAATTTCAGACTTTCGGGGTTGGGAGTGTCCGCCGTTTGAATGAATATGGAGCGAAGCTGTTGCCAGACGTTTGCCGCGTATGGATTGACGGTGGCGGATAAACACGGACGAGCCCTGAAAAGATTTTTGGTCGCAAGCGATTGTGCGCTGTGGGAAAACATGGTGAAGAGAGAGTTTCTCCTTTTCTATTTGCCGTTTACAATTGTTATGAGGGCAAGCGAAAGGTCAACAGATTTGATTCCGTGTTGAACCGTTTGGGTACGATTGATTCCTGTCGCTCGTTGTGGTGCACTGGGCGACATCGTTCACGGTCAGCATGTAGGGTGAGGCGTTCGTAACGCCGTCGTCTGCGCTCCTCATCCCTTGTTTTCGTCTGGATGTTCTTCGAGCCTTATgtaactgacagtgaaaaacGTGACCCATGACGTCACGTCGTGTTGGGACTCAGACCAACGAGAATGACGTCAGATTGTGCTCCGCTTCGTATCCTGCTTTCTAGCTATCTACCTATTACTTCCTACCTTCCTATTCACCTACCTCCCTCCCTCCCTTGCAGTAACAGAAGATATTGCATCATGCCTGAACGGCACCCCACCCCCGCGTTTTTGGCAGTAGATACGTGCACAACATGCACACAGTATACTACAGAACGACAGTCCGCGTACCAAAAGGCTTTCTTACCTACTGTCAAAAAGACACTGCAGCTTGTTACAAACTAGGTTTTGTGCAGGAATGTACCGTCGCGTACGCTATTTTCAAGGTGGATGTCCGCTACTAAACGAATCCATGGCGCATCCGAGGTAATGGTCGCGTCAACGACAACGTTAAAGTTCACAGTCTAGAGATTAGGTTGTACTTCCAATCATGTTGATGCCGGTACGCGTCATGCCCTGTACATCCGGCTCGATTTGGTCCAACCGAGCGGCTTCCTCGTGCTCCGCTTGCTGCACGGTTGTCCATACTTCTTGGATGGCCTGGGACTCCTGCCAAAACACGGAAATTTCGTGCAAGAGGCGCTTGGTGTGTGTACCGGTTTCCTCCAATGCCTGTTCTAATTGAGCGGCGGCTTTTTGGATCTCGTCCGGAATGGTTCCCTCCTCGTCGCCCCGGACGATTTCGCTGCTGTGGAAGGTTTGGTCGGGATAGTGttgattgtcgtcgtcgtttggtTCGTGACCCTTGTTTGGACTCGTCGACATGACACTGCTGTTTTGTGTGGTGTCACGAGTAGGTGTGTTACCAGCGTCACGATCGAAACCAAAGTCGATCTTCTTCTCTGTTGGAGAGGTATTCGCTTCGGAACTGGGCTCTACGAAGGCCCCGGTGCTCTTTGGAAGGCTCGAGAGTTGAGGCGCATTGACGGTGGAAAACATGGTCGGACTTTATTGCGCGGGCACCAAAAATAGGCATTGGAGTGAGTTTGCATTGGTGGCGGATCAATGGAAcggctaactgtaagctcGGCAACATTGCAAACAGTGGAATACGAACAATTTCCGCAATCAGGCAGCACAACCTACCTTGACGTAGTAAAACTTAAAGCAAGCAACAGAGATTGTGGGTCGTCAAGTTTCGTTGCTAGTCGCTCGTGAACAAATGACAATAAATAATTGTTGGAGGAAGCAGTGCTGGttcgcacacacacacacacacatgTGTCAAGCCCGCTACCGCGCCCAATCCGTCCGTTTTTCCCGGTCGGCATCATTTCCTCCTTTGGGGACCGATCCGAGTCGTTCCTGTAAATTTGGGCGCGTATGGGTTGCTCGCAATGACTGACAGACGGACATACACGGGACCCGGGTTGACCTGACGACATATTCCGCCAATGACTTTTGCCACGTCGTCACCCGATTGGGTGGCGTGCGTTCGTGCTTCCGTCCCGGAAAACGATGCTCTACTACTAGAGAGCAAGCAAAGCAGGCGATGCTTCCTCCATGGATCGGCACTTTTGGGGGACCGTCCTTGGCGGAAGAACCGTACGCATGTGCACACCGCCGTTTCGTGGTTTGTTCGTCCCAACCCCATCCGCGTCGGCACGTCGCAACGTGGGGACATTCTCGTGTGGGTTTTGGGTCGGGCCAAACCATTCCTCACCCTCTCTCCTAACGTTCAAGATTCGCACACAGTTTTGGTTCTGATTCTAGAgtaacaaacaaacaacatTCATCCTTTCCGGCATCTGTCATCGTAGCGATCTTTCGGTTCCTCCTGTTTGTTTCCACTCGttgatttcttcttttcttcttttttctccttttctgGGTCACCCCACATCACGTCGTTTGCGCCAAAATATACCATGTCGCTCACCAACAATAACAGCCATTCCCTCGCCAAGACCTTGGAACCCTTTGTGTGCGGTGGATCCGCCGCAACCTTTGCGTCGGTCATCATTCACCCAATTGATTTGGCCAAAGTCCGCATGCAGCTTTACGGGCAGCTCAATCCCGGCAAGCCCATTCCATCCTTTCCCAGCATCATTAAAAGCATCGTGACTCGGGATGGACCCTTGTCCGTCTACAAGGGCGTGGACGCCGCAATTGGTCGACAAATGGTCTACGGGACGGCTCGCATCGGTCTGCATCGGACCTTTTCCGACAAGCTCGTCGAACTCAACGACGGTAAacccatttcctttttgcaaaagaccCTCTCCGGAATGCTCAGTGGGAGTATAGCAGTCTGCATTGGCACGCCCTTCGACATTGCCCTGGTACGCTTGCAGTCGGACGGAATGGCGGAACCGCAAGACCGACGGAATTACAAAAACGTTTTCGATGCCTTGCTGCGAACTTCCAAAGAGGAAGGCGTAGGAGCGCTGTACAAAGTGAGTTTTCTCGAACCCTACATGCTGCGTTCAGTCACTGGCCTGCTTCTCTACAGCTCACGCTATTCTCCCCCTTCTGGTGCTTGCTCCTATTTTCCTTTCCTACAGGGTCTCTTGCCCAACATTCTGCGCGGCATGTCCATGAACGTCGGTATGTTGGCTTGTTACGATCAAGCCAAGGAAGTCGTCGCCGCGCTCCTGAACGATCCCATGACCAACGGACCCTCTCTCCCCACCCGTCTCGGTGCTTCCGCTACCGCCGGGTTCACCGCcgccttgttttctttgcccTTTGACGTGATGAAGTCGCGTCTCATGGCCATGAAGCCCAACCCCCTAACGGGAGAAATGCCCTACAAGGGAGTGGTGGACTGCGCCGTACAAATGGCCAAGAACGAAGGACCCCGCAGTTTCTTTAGTGGCTTTTCTGCCTACTACGGACGGTGCGCTCCACATGCCATGATCATTCTGCTATCGATTGAGTCCATCACGAACCTTTACCGACAGACCTTTTCTTAAAAAGGACGACAGTGAATCCTATCGACAAGGCCGTGCAGGCAATCCCGTGTACAAACTGGAAGGTCCATTTTGACAGTTTTCTGTAGCTAGGGGCTCCATCTCGGCATTCGCTGTCCAATCAGTGAAAACCCTTCCCCGGCCGTAGTAATCGTATTTCCATGTGTCTTCACAGGACCTGCCATTAAATGCAGTTTGGTAACATGCGTTCATTAAAGCAAGTGTAAAAAGAAACACAAATAGTAGGCTTTTTATAGCTATTATAGAAGTCACACTCCCACACAGGTATACATCCTGCATGCTTAGCATCTACGGCGCTATCACACATACGCTAGGAGCCAAATATGTATCCATGGGTCGATCAATGGCAGTGTTGAGCAGCTGCAGTTTGAAGTGATTGCCAGAATTGTCGTCATCCGACTGCACTGGTAAAATATTGCCTGAGTTTGATAGGGAGAGTGAAGCCAAAAAAAGTCGACAAACCTCATACTGAGGTCGGTTGCGCGCCACGgaagcaaaatcaacaacacgAGCAAAAGACGTCTTTTCCCCTGATGTTTTCTTTCTACGAATGACAGCTTCCAAAGAATCAATGACGTTTCGACCGTATTCGTGGATATCGAATACTGGACGTTGAGCTTCGGCTTCTAATACGGGAGCAAGCTTTTCTTGCCAGATATTGACACGCTTGGAAAGTTGTGTCTCGGAAGCGTACTTTTCTGCTCCGTTGGCAAAAGCTTTTAGGTGAGCTCGACACAGTTCTTCGAATGTTTGCGATTCTACATTGGAGTTATCTGAGAGGGAATGTATGAGGGATAAACGTTTAAAGGTATCGACAGTTCAATTAAAGTAAAACAGTGAAACGTACCAAGTTCATGACTACGATAGAGATCGTCCATACTCGACATTCCCGTATTGCCTTCTACTCCACCGTTGCTTTGAAAGTCTCCGTGGTCATCGTGATCactatcgtcgtcgtccacgcCGAATGCAAACCcgccttcgtcgtcgtcatcgtacCTATCAACATGCCCCTCGTCCTTCTGTCGTAATAGGGCAAGCTTACGCTTTTCACGACGTTCTGCGGCCTTGCGTTTGGCGTTGGCCTTAGCTATGTAAGCAAACTCGTCGCCAAAAGCAAGTCCCCCAAGAGGCAACACAGGTCGTTCCGGTGCGGCGTCCTCTTCGCGTGTATCATCATGATTTCGCTTTCGAAGGGAACGAAAGGTTTGAGTAGCCAACGAAGGGTAACCGAcagctttgtcaatgacCCCACGAAGGCGACGCTGGGGCGCGACGTGACGGGTACGTGCTCCAGTGACACAAGCCGATGGTGGTTCGTCGACACCAGCGGGCAGCCGGATTGTTTTGCCAATACAAAGAGGGCGCGATTTGACCGAGTCGGGCTCGTGAGGATCCAAAAGTTTCCAGGGGTCCTCTTTCGATGTGTTCTTCAATGGAAGGGTGTGAGCGAAAGTAACTTGGCGGCGATCACCACTTTCCGTATGGACTCCACTGTGTGCTTCATTTTCCTTATCAGCCATCGCAAATCCAAtgttgtcgtcattgtcatccAGTCCATCGTCATAGCTCGCCGGAAAACCATCATCTTCATCAGGATGATTTTGTGGGCTAGAGAGTATACTTCG is a window of Phaeodactylum tricornutum CCAP 1055/1 chromosome 28, whole genome shotgun sequence DNA encoding:
- a CDS encoding predicted protein, translated to MADKDRYIVAQEETGYGYFDAEGERELFQSKSQDDFPLTWRGDPAENCADWTVVVVTNELKAASYHVHKNIMCFGSRASKFFSRTMLNKTPSKKRSKRQQLSTTKVELNQQDADNFPLLLDFIYAPCGKMTSGGTVLTAASTLTSPSLLPVVNEDDGSSSYTVENISTNNAVSLRHLAKKFEIEALVLAVNKFIQRDLNFKTGPAYLCAASEYKDERLLESSRRLCAENFEQIDMRELIRLPLCLFRVVVRCLESFERDNKSLSCFLSEVVCRYLEKHQKEINGELLLELTDSLVMPYIAPEAAIGFTSLIKELKTENAEKHFHALSNLSRRCAQSVVKEYGWTDFSVSAAVDEYLGHSKDFKFDDHEGWRVDSLLFATSFAAALEQAQDDYEEVLVEQERLSCMVGALHQTVSMMEVLNSKKDEHMTKQQRAIDEAKKQILGLKDQISMISQQQLQRTSIYPALYEQTDTEIQMGSSLDFRHEKEHRDAPPPLLSYSEETWSPVKDLVSPCQVGLDVQQNKSRRKQELRTKAEMRSRSMLV
- a CDS encoding predicted protein → MDQSTTPGAPNGSTIPNSRKQTAKPPLCATRSINLLDHFLNNLKPGDGDSPMSTPKELQTRQDAILRVADFLFGSTLDGALAILDSRESLITRILSTSSRRLIYFCRGKSTGKNESQNYFCILPEKEMAFPFYFCSCRSFFERSRASVEARPCKHLLAILLSHALHVKPLQVETTSDEDFSKLVVNRLEM
- a CDS encoding predicted protein; this translates as QQLRSIFIQTADTPNPESLKFVPTGVAVLTDNPDGNGFYVTKNDPAKEILRSPLAKSLFDVEGVKAVYLGGDFVTVTKYAEHKWKILRPQLFDVLMNWADSEKPALLEMPEITDTTIMEDDDEIVAMIKELIESRIRPAVQEDGGDIRYVSFEEETGIVTVELAGSCVGCPSSSVTLKQGVENMLMHYIPEVSSV
- a CDS encoding predicted protein, whose product is MFSTVNAPQLSSLPKSTGAFVEPSSEANTSPTEKKIDFGFDRDAGNTPTRDTTQNSSVMSTSPNKGHEPNDDDNQHYPDQTFHSSEIVRGDEEGTIPDEIQKAAAQLEQALEETGTHTKRLLHEISVFWQESQAIQEVWTTVQQAEHEEAARLDQIEPDVQGMTRTGINMIGSTT
- a CDS encoding predicted protein, with amino-acid sequence MSLTNNNSHSLAKTLEPFVCGGSAATFASVIIHPIDLAKVRMQLYGQLNPGKPIPSFPSIIKSIVTRDGPLSVYKGVDAAIGRQMVYGTARIGLHRTFSDKLVELNDGKPISFLQKTLSGMLSGSIAVCIGTPFDIALVRLQSDGMAEPQDRRNYKNVFDALLRTSKEEGVGALYKGLLPNILRGMSMNVGMLACYDQAKEVVAALLNDPMTNGPSLPTRLGASATAGFTAALFSLPFDVMKSRLMAMKPNPLTGEMPYKGVVDCAVQMAKNEGPRSFFSGFSAYYGRCAPHAMIILLSIESITNLYRQTFS
- a CDS encoding predicted protein → MVVSIVNDNAALPTVVDSALTTLQPIRDLAKNWDIDIASCLEEYLHDLGDDLALADPNGQLDKLNFAQAALVLQNSSHVYSRKVEYLYSLVYKALDDLVAQNAASLSNMRRSKHGDSEIDDFREFDPHSDFLLLDDVLPTDNTDDCRQINLPENELGNDEAGTPRNRSGRSPFRTPRTRLSISNSHDKSSMNAAAARLLMGALDTSSLRLLDGHCDMTASGCLLLPGSRINASYLREDELDLKQQRSILSSPQNHPDEDDGFPASYDDGLDDNDDNIGFAMADKENEAHSGVHTESGDRRQVTFAHTLPLKNTSKEDPWKLLDPHEPDSVKSRPLCIGKTIRLPAGVDEPPSACVTGARTRHVAPQRRLRGVIDKAVGYPSLATQTFRSLRKRNHDDTREEDAAPERPVLPLGGLAFGDEFAYIAKANAKRKAAERREKRKLALLRQKDEGHVDRYDDDDEGGFAFGVDDDDSDHDDHGDFQSNGGVEGNTGMSSMDDLYRSHELESQTFEELCRAHLKAFANGAEKYASETQLSKRVNIWQEKLAPVLEAEAQRPVFDIHEYGRNVIDSLEAVIRRKKTSGEKTSFARVVDFASVARNRPQYEVCRLFLASLSLSNSGNILPVQSDDDNSGNHFKLQLLNTAIDRPMDTYLAPSVCVIAP